The genomic stretch ATCCTTAAGCGTGCTGAGGACCGAACCGCTAGAGACGAGGCACTGATTGTTCGGTTGCACAAAGCATCAGCAGACCTTCGTGAAACAGTCGACCTGGCGCAGACCTTCGCCGCTCTGCTCCGAGACCGGAGTGCTGATGGATTGTCCGCCTGGTTAGACCGCGCCACGGATGGCGCGGTCCAGATCTTGGCTCGATTTGCGCGGAGCCTTCGAGCCGAAGGGGCAGCGCTGGTCGCCGCCTTCACGTCGTCCTGGAGCAATGGTCAGGTGGAGAGTCAGGTCAATCGTCTGAAGGCGTTGAAACGACAGATGTATGGCCGGGCAAAACTCGATTTACTCGAACGTCGATTTTTGGCGGGCCCGTAGCACCAAAAGTAGGTAAGACCCGCTGAAATATGAATTTGTCTTTCGAGAGGAGTTCCGTAAGATTCAGGAATTACGGGATGGAGCCGACAGATTTTTGGGCTGGTACAACCGCGTTCGGCTGCACTCCACCTTGGGCTATGCCTGTCCCTGGGCTAAGCTGTTTGAGACGGCAAAGGCTCGCAACGCCGCTTGAAAGATTTCTTGGAGCACTACCCTCTCCTATTAAAGCGGTGTACCTATCACCCTAAAGCTTTCCCTGAATCTGCTGTCCGATTCTGTTCACGGCGGCCAAGCAGCTGGCGATGAGTTTGACTTCGTGCTCCGGCGTGAGGCGTGCCAAAGGCCCTGAGATCGCCAAGCTTCCGACGATCCGGTGCTGTGTCCCCAAGATAGGAGCCGCAATGGAGAAGGCCTCCGCTTCGAAATCGCCCCTGGCGACGTAATACCCTTGTTCTCTGATTTGCCTGATCTCACGCGCCAGCGTGGAGTGTCCGGATGGATCCGGAGCCGATTCGTTGAGGGCCAGTATCTGCTCCAGCAACTTTGGGTCGTCGTAAGCGAGGTATACCTTGCCACTGCCGCCGAGATGAAGGGGGCCACGTTTGCCGATCTCGGAAACCACCCGCACATTTTGAAGCGATTCACGCAAATCCAAAATGATCACTTCTAGTCCGGAACGCTGAACGAGGTGAACACTTTCTTGAGTTTCACGCCATACCTGATCGAGGTCTGCGGCGGCGTACTCGATCAAGGGAAACTGTTGATTGGCGTGGTGGCCCAAGTTCAGTGCGCTGTAACCCAATCGGTAGCGCTTGAGTGGTGTCTTCAGGATGTACCCGTGCA from Deinococcus detaillensis encodes the following:
- a CDS encoding transposase, which translates into the protein MRLTPGEAVFSILKRAEDRTARDEALIVRLHKASADLRETVDLAQTFAALLRDRSADGLSAWLDRATDGAVQILARFARSLRAEGAALVAAFTSSWSNGQVESQVNRLKALKRQMYGRAKLDLLERRFLAGP
- a CDS encoding integrase core domain-containing protein is translated as MKYEFVFREEFRKIQELRDGADRFLGWYNRVRLHSTLGYACPWAKLFETAKARNAA
- a CDS encoding IclR family transcriptional regulator — protein: MPPVKTPLYTDPYLVASVDAAFSVLAHIAREPDQSLQEISGRCQLSVSQTNRLLHTLRLHGYILKTPLKRYRLGYSALNLGHHANQQFPLIEYAAADLDQVWRETQESVHLVQRSGLEVIILDLRESLQNVRVVSEIGKRGPLHLGGSGKVYLAYDDPKLLEQILALNESAPDPSGHSTLAREIRQIREQGYYVARGDFEAEAFSIAAPILGTQHRIVGSLAISGPLARLTPEHEVKLIASCLAAVNRIGQQIQGKL